The sequence GGGCTTGACTGAAAGGCCTGGAGGGAGGAAGCGCCCGGGTCCGCACGAGCGTCCCCGAGCGGGCAGGGCCGGTGAACGGCCATTTCCCGCAGACAGGCTTCCACGACGCCAGGCACCTCGGCGAGCCTTCTTCCCTCCTTACGGGGGTGGGCTGGGGCTTCGTAGGTTTAGGCTTCGAGAGGAGGCTCCCTTCCCAACGGGAAGCTAAATTCCCAGAGACGGCCCTACCTGGAATAACAAGGCATGAGAGAACCCCAGTCTATCTGAGGCCTGGTTCATGGGATTCTTTTCGGAGCGTTGACTTTGGAGCatgttttctgtcattttctggACAAGTCTCAGGGCCCAGGGAGAGAAAGGCGGTCTGAACAGCAGCCAGAGGAGGTTGTGATGAAGGAATTCTTGACTCTGTCGAGTAGGTGTGTGTGGTCACATTTtctggaagaaagaaagtgaagtcgctcagtcgtgtcagaccctttgcgaccccatggactatagcctgccagggtcctccatccatggactctttcatgcaagagtactggagtgggctgccatttccttctccaggagatcttcccgacccagggattgaacccaggtctcccgcattgtaggcacaCCACGTTTTCTGAAGGGCTTTGAAATCAGTGTTTATTTGCCGTGAATAGGAAAAGAGTAGAACGCACAATGCGAAAATGGGAAGAACCCTGGACTTTTTGTGTCAGGACCATCATCCAAGTCACTTCCGCTCCGTGAGAATCAGTTTCCACTTCTGTAAGCTGGATTGGGGTGGCCTTGGCAGTCTTGGTTAAAGGGTAGACATGGCCGGGACTGCTTCACTTGCTTCTGTCCACACGTAATCCCCTCTTTATTAACCGAGTCATTGATAGTGGCTTCTGAAAACTTCTTTGGAGATGGTATCAGATAGATCATTGCACTTAGCCTGCCTACTGTTAAAAACAGTTAACTGACTTATTAAGCATATCTGCTTACTAGCCGATAAAATTTCCCAAATTGATGTGCGCAGGCTATAAAAGCTGTCATATTAACAGTATtgtggagttttgtttttgttaatttgTACTATCTGATTTTATGTAATAAAGGATAAATTTTATAGACACAAAACAGTGCCAGGAACTGGTTCTTTATAGCTCCTAGATCTTTCCAGCTGCCTCCTCTATTCTTGAAATAGAGAATATTTTGGCCCAGCCCCAGGGTGCCCACGGAACTCTTGTGGCTATTTTTATGTGGCCTTCATCCATTTTACATGGGTCTATCTGCCTCACATCAACCCCTCTTTTTTACTTCTCAAATGAGCTTCCCATAAGTTggtaagtattttttttcatgGTCTTTTATTCTGTTGAGTATCTGATTTATGTATGTTTTCCATAGTCTCATAGAGGCAGTATAGGGTGGTATAGTGGAGTGAGTAAGAACACAGCTGGAGCTAGACTACCTGAATTCCAGTTCCAGCTCTGACTCTTGCTATGTGGTCTTGGGTAacttcttcctggctcagttctTTCATATATAAGATAAGAATAAAActagtaacattttaaaactttttacccTCACAGGTTTGTATTAAGTGagttgctatatatatatatcatgctgAGTAAGTACAAGCAAGTAGTAAGGGCTGTGTAAGTATcagctattattaatattatagacAAGTCCAGGTGAGtgtgtttgttttattgaagACTGGAGGTAGGAGATGAATACACTCAAGTAGAATATATTCTACAGCTAAATACTAAATATTAAGCGATTATACAGCTAAATACTAAGCAATTATTAATAGAGTGGAGAGTCTTACAACCTTAGGATATCAGGTTAAGGTGATTTATTTACATGAGGAATGTCACTGCCTCTTAACCCCTACTTTACAGACATGGAGACCAGGTAGTTGAATGTAAGTGGATTTTTATTTTGAGAGTTTCTGCCTGAGGACTCAGAAATGAAGTTTACACTAGGCTAGTTTGCTGTCTATAAAACTTTTTCTATTGTGAAAATAAAGTCATGAGACTCcaagatatatatatagccaTAGCAATGATCTCTTTAGATCGCCTTGGTAGCATATACCTTATTCCACACCAGTATTGCCATTATTCAGAGCCCTTTAAAAATGACCTTTTCAAATAGTTTTTGGATCTGCACAGGAAACTCCAACTTATTTTACTATAACTGGTACCTTGGTTTTTATTCCAAAATAGTATTGATTCTCTCTTGGTAATATTCTTAGTTTTGAACAACTTATTTCTGAAAATAACACCTACTCTCAAAAAATTGATATTTGCCACCACTAAATATAGTCAAAAGAATTTGTCCTGAGACttgaaggcaatgccaaagtattTCTGGAATCAGAATAAAGGATCCCCCAAAGCAATGGCTTTGCAATAAAAGTCATTTAGAGGTGTAAGTTTTGTTCTCTAGCTGCAAAGTTATATGATTCTGTGACATGTATGTTGTAAATAAAGTTATAGTCCTTCTGCACAGGAACCAATTGCTTGTACCACTGGGGGAGGTTCTTTAGTATCTCAGCCTTGTCTCCCCTCTGGCCTGGCTTTCCTCCTGTCTCTAGATGGAGCTCCTTTTAGTCACCCAGTGATAGgcttgcttcagttcagttcagttcagtcgctcagtcgtgtccaactctttgcgaccccatgaatcgcagcacgccaggcctccccgtccatcactaactctcggagttgactcaaactcatgcccatcgagtcggtgatgccatctcatcctctgtcgtccccttctcctcctgcccccaatccctcccagcatcagggtcttttccaatgagtcaactcttcgcatgaggtggtcaaagtattggagtttcagcttcagcatcagtccttccaatgaacacccaggacctatctcctttaggatggactagttggatctccttgcagtccaagggactctgaagagtcttctccaacaccatagttcaaaagcatcaatttatcagcgctcagctttcttcacagtccagctctcacataccattggaaaaaccatagccttgactagacggacccttgttggcaagtAATGCTTCAGAAGTTCACCTTTTATCACATGGCCATCTGGCCAAGGCCAGAGCAGGTCTGTGGGTTTGCTGCTCTGATCTCACAGACTGTTTTAGCCACCAGAACACCTGTTGACACTAACATTGGAAGGCATGGAAAAATAGCACCAAACAACCCAGGATTTTTGTAAGGGCGGgcaaggagaaaggaggagggggcTTCCCAAATACTCCAGTACAAGGAAAGCACTGtgcaaaaatacatatttttgttaaCAGAATGCTTTTTGTGACACCAAAAATGAAAGTCAGTACCTGAATTACACCCTTAACACATAGTCATTTTCTTGCCCTAGAATAAACCTGGAAATGAGCAAGTGCTTAGCCAGATTGGCCTGGTATTCTTATGGGTGGATGATATAAACTCTTGGGTTATTGGAGGTTAGCTGTGACAACATGGAGATGGTCCAGTAGAATCTCAGTGGTGCCAGACAGGAAGCTTAAAATAGACTTGCAAGTGGGTCTGAGATGCTGTTCGCCTGATGGCTAGTGAGTTAACCGTGGCCTTTGCCAAAATCAACAATTAGAGGAAAGAGAGGCTGCTAGACAGTCTTTAGCTCCTTCTTCCCTCCAGGTCTTGGATAAGAAATCAGCAAGTACTTACTATTAAGCATTAGGTACTTGTTTTATTATCCTGGGGGTGAGAATTGCtttcaaattaaatttatttggaGTTACGTGCTGAGATCAACAAATCATCTGTAAGAAAGAAGCAGATCATGTACTGTGACTCATTTCTTGTGGGTCAGAGGTTATAGGTGCATTCagacttatttaatatttttttaaaaagtagtccaTTCTCATCAGAATTCACGAAGTAGTAGTAGTTTGAGGGAAATATATGTATCATTGTTCTCTTgccaaattagaaacaaaaatctcctgcattgacttaACATGACAACGAATATGGAAAGTGGGTATCTGGGGTTGCTTTCCTTCAGAAATCCCTACTAATGGGGTTATCTTTGAGTATTAAGGATGATGTGCGTGGGGGGAGGGGTTTTATTGTCTAGCCATCAGACAGCTAGGCTGTAAAAAATTACACTTTTTCAGTGTGTCTCTATAGACAATTCTTCAGAATACAGGAGGTAAAAGGTGAAAGGTTTCAGGGGAGCTGAAACCTTGGGGTGGATCCAGAGCACTTTACAGTAGGTACCAGGTCATGAGTGCCCCTGAAGCAGGCCATGCCAATCTGCAGGCTTCAGCAAAAGCCCCCACACTATGTACTCAAAAGTAGTAGCTGCTGATCTACACACTTCTTAAAAACTATAATTCTCTGCTTACCTGGACACCATACCTGTAAGAGTATAAGCTTCCCAAGGACAGGGATCATGTCTCTTTTATATACCCATATACACCCACAGCTTGGCATAATAGTGAGAACTGATGGGTAGTGAATGCTTACTTCATACTGTCCTCTATTCTAAGTGCATTGTCTGGTTGTATCCTCATAACACTCATAAGAGGTAGGTGTTACCATTAtatccatttcacagaagaagaCTCTCACTGAGGGTGATTTGCACTGTTTACGTAAGTAGGAAGTAGTAGAATATCCATCTTGCATTCTGAGGCACTATGTTTTAGTGACCACTGCACAAAATAGATGCCCAGTAATGAACTCATGTCAAACTACAGAAAGTTTCACATTTTCATTATGTACCTGAGGATAAACTATATCTTTGCAGGATTTCCACCCATGTTACTGTGTCTGTAACTAGCAGTAAGTTTTGCACAAGTAAGCGTGTCATCACTGAATAGCCATTCTTGTCAGAGCACTGCAGGGTTTGGTTATGGTTTTTCAGGAAAAACAGTTGTAGCTAGTTGAGTAGCCACAGCTGGTCCCCTGCTTGACACCTCAAGATACTAGCAGGAGCATCAGACCCTGACTGacaaagtgaaagacaaagcAACCACATTTTTCTCATTCTTGTGGTCAAGGGGCTTTTCCAGCCCACACAGGCACAGAGAAGGTCCTCAGGATtcaagggagggagagggagccaGCCCATAATATGTCCCACCAGCTTCCCAGAAACCTTcacactggaatccatcttgactGAGAGATGAGTGCACATCCACCAGAGAGGGCCCTGAGTCAGGCCAAATATGGAGACAAGCAAGATGACTATTCAGAGACAATCTGGAACATTGTCCATATATAAACCATGTAAACAATCCTCATTCCACACTTCACTCCAGCTCCACCTGTGTTCTTCCACACTACTTTGCTTCTAATAAATGCTTTCTCTGCCTCACAGTCTGTCTctttgctgaattctttcttcaaagaagacacgtTTCctgcttcaagtcactgcatcCGTTATCCCATGAGATCAGCTATAAAAGCATATTTTCCTTGGAAACGATGTAAATATTTGTAGGTGAATACCTAATGTATacctaaagaaggctgaacaccaaagagttgatgttttGAATTGTGgcgtttgagaagactcttgagagtcccttggactgcaatgagatcaaaccagttaatcctaaaggaaatcaaccctgaatactcattgaaaggactgatgctaaagctgaagctccaatactttggccacctgatgtgaagagccgactctttggaaaagaccctgatgctgggaaagattgaaggcaggaggagaagagggcagcagagaatgagatggttggatagcatcactgactcaatggacatgaacttgggcaaacgtgggaaatagtgagggacagggaagcctggcatcctgcagtccatggggtcacaaagagttgggcatgacttagtaactgaacaatatCACCACCTAATGTATTCAGTTCACACCCTGGTAATAAACTATAGTTGATATATGAAGTAAATAATTTAATCTGTTTAAAGCTATATGTTCAGTTTAAAAGAAAGCACTTTTAACTTTAGTCAGTATCCACATGAGAGGGGAAAGTttgagagaaagaagacaagaagAATGTTAGTAAGAGTTATTGAATTATGTGTCCAGTTTCTGCTAGGAATAATGGACTCCAGAAGTCTAATCAGAATATACTAAAGTACAGTATCTGGGTTGTGATTTTATCCCTTTTTAAGGCATTgagattttataaaatgaacataAGTTGGAGCCAGAgacacctgagttcaaatcctagctctgctgCTTACTAGCTGGTTAATCTTCAACACTTTAAAAATCTAAACAGTGTTGTAAGGGTTAATCATAATCTAAAAGAAAACGCGAAATGATGGCTGGCAAATAGCTCAAAGTGGTAGCACGAAAATGAGTCCCCTATTGCTGCCGTAACAAGTTACCACAAATTCAATGGCTTAAAACGGCACACAGatcttgcagttctggaggtcagaagtctaacGTGGGTCTCTgttggctaaaatcaaggtgcgtCAGCAGAGCCACATTCTCTTCTAGAGGCTTTGAGGAGGATCTGTTTTCCTGTCTCACCCAGTATATTCAGAAGCTGCTACAGTTCCTTGACTGACTGCTCCTTTCTTCACCTTCAAAGGGTGAGAGCAGCATCTTCAGGGCACTCTCACTGTGATTCTTCTGCCTTCTTGTGATTACATCGGGCCCATTGGgcaataatccaggataatctctttATCTTAAAGTCAGTTCATTAGCAACAGTACATCCATATGCAAGTTTCATCCCCCCTTGCCATGGAGCACACAGCATACAGTTCCAAGGGACTGTGGTGTGGACATCTTTTAGACAGGGCTGTGGCTGTGCATACCACAGTGCTTTTCACCCTTgacacttgttcattcattcatatacttACTAAAGGAAAATACGAATAGTATAGTAAAAGTATCTTTACCTCCCAAGAATTCTGTTTCGGTAAagcgcttcagttcagttcagttcagtcgctcagtcgtgtccgactctttgcgaccccatggactgcagcacgccaggcctccctgtccatcaccagctcccggagtttactcaaactcatgtctatcgagtcggtgatgccatccaaccatctcatcctctgtcatccccttctcctccaccttcaatctttcccagtatcagggtcttttcaaatgagtcacttctttgcatcaggtggccaaagtactggagtttcagcttcaacatcactccttccaatgaacacccaggactgatctcctttaggacggactggttggatctcgttgaagtccaagggactctcaagagtcttctccaacaccacagttcaaaagcatcaattctttggcactcagctttctttacagtccaactctcacatccatacgtgactactggaaaaactatagccttgactagatggacctttgttggcagagtaatgtctctgctttttaatatgctgtctaggttggtaataacgttccttccaaggagtaaccatcttttaatttcatggctgcagtccccatctgcagtgattttggatcccccccaaaataaagtctctcactgtctccactgtttccccatctatttgccatgaggtgatggggccgggtgcgatgatcttagttttctgaatgttgagttaaaaAGTGCTTagatttatacattaaaaaattagcTGAGGCAGTTGCGGTGGGCCAAGAGCATGAGTCGCTTGCCTGGGCGCTGCCCGCTGTCCCGCTGCCCTCTGAGCGCAACCATGTCCCAGGAGAAGCCCAAGGAGAGCGTGAAGAGGAAAAAGGACCACATCAACCCTAAGGTTGCCGGGCAGGATGGCTCCAGGGTCCAGTTCAAGATCAAGAGACACGCACCGCTCCGCAAGCTGATAAAGGCCTCCTGCCAGCGCCAGGGCTTGTCCATGAGACGGATTCGATTCAGGTTTGATGGACAACCAGTTAATGAAACAGACACCCCAACACAGCTGGAGATGGACGATGAGAACACCATCGATGTGTTCCAGCAGCAgacggaggggtggggggtggggctccaGCGGGGCCAGCTGCctcttgggggagggggcggcctCTAGAGCCCCCGTCCCCTCGTGGCGCCGGGCCGTGTTTGCTGTCGAACAGTGCACGTGTGGTCAAGCCCGTCGCAGGCAGGCTCGGACACCGAGGACATTCCCCAGGAGGACTT is a genomic window of Cervus elaphus chromosome 21, mCerEla1.1, whole genome shotgun sequence containing:
- the LOC122679354 gene encoding small ubiquitin-related modifier 3-like — translated: MSRLPGRCPLSRCPLSATMSQEKPKESVKRKKDHINPKVAGQDGSRVQFKIKRHAPLRKLIKASCQRQGLSMRRIRFRFDGQPVNETDTPTQLEMDDENTIDVFQQQTEGWGVGLQRGQLPLGGGGGL